Proteins encoded within one genomic window of Flavobacterium oreochromis:
- the glpK gene encoding glycerol kinase GlpK encodes MSKYILSLDQGTTSSRSILFDLQGNVVAVSQKEFSQIFPIPGWVEHDPIEIWESQLSTIFQVLEKAQIKTSEIKAIGITNQRETTVLWDKKTGKPIYNAIVWQDRRTAVLCDDLKSRGLNNIIQQKTGLVVDSYFSGTKVKWILDHVQDARKMAEQNEILFGTIDSWLLWNLTQGKVHATDVSNASRTLLCNIHNCEWDEELLEILNVPMNILPEICSSSEIYGYTNVLDPDINIPIAGIAGDQQAALFGQMCIQPGMVKNTYGTGCFMLMNTGEELIPSQNHLLTTVAWKINGITHYALEGSVFIAGAVVQWLRDGLGIIQSSEEIETLAATVETNEGVYVVPAFAGLGAPYWNQHARGTITGLTRGTTAGHIARASLESIAYQTRDVLLAMQADSHIYIKELRVDGGATVNNLLMQFQADVLNTKVIRPIITETTALGAAYLAGLAVGFWKNIDELQQQWQVEKIFTSTIEPEIRNTLNEGWKKAISASEAFI; translated from the coding sequence ATGTCAAAATATATTTTATCATTAGATCAAGGAACTACAAGTAGTCGTTCTATATTATTTGATTTACAAGGGAATGTTGTAGCAGTATCCCAAAAAGAATTTTCTCAAATATTTCCCATTCCAGGTTGGGTAGAACATGATCCTATTGAAATTTGGGAATCACAACTCTCAACGATTTTTCAAGTCTTAGAAAAAGCACAAATTAAAACCTCTGAAATTAAAGCCATTGGTATAACTAATCAACGTGAAACAACTGTATTATGGGATAAAAAAACAGGAAAGCCTATTTATAATGCAATTGTTTGGCAAGATAGAAGAACAGCTGTTCTTTGCGATGATCTAAAATCAAGAGGATTAAATAATATAATTCAACAAAAAACAGGCTTGGTAGTTGACTCCTATTTTAGTGGAACTAAAGTAAAATGGATTTTAGATCATGTTCAAGATGCAAGAAAAATGGCAGAGCAAAATGAAATTTTATTTGGAACTATTGATTCTTGGTTACTTTGGAATTTAACCCAAGGGAAAGTTCATGCTACTGATGTAAGTAATGCAAGTCGTACGTTATTATGTAATATTCATAATTGTGAATGGGATGAAGAATTATTAGAAATTCTAAACGTTCCGATGAATATTTTACCAGAAATTTGTAGTAGTAGTGAAATTTATGGTTATACTAATGTCTTAGATCCAGATATTAATATCCCAATTGCAGGTATAGCGGGAGATCAACAAGCCGCTTTATTTGGACAAATGTGTATTCAGCCAGGTATGGTTAAAAATACATACGGAACAGGCTGTTTTATGTTAATGAACACAGGAGAAGAATTAATTCCATCTCAAAATCATTTGCTAACAACAGTTGCTTGGAAAATAAATGGAATAACACATTATGCCTTAGAAGGAAGTGTTTTTATAGCAGGAGCAGTTGTTCAATGGTTGCGTGATGGATTAGGAATTATACAATCTTCGGAAGAGATAGAAACCTTAGCAGCTACTGTAGAAACGAATGAAGGAGTTTATGTCGTACCTGCTTTTGCTGGATTAGGAGCCCCTTATTGGAATCAACATGCAAGAGGAACTATTACAGGTTTAACCAGAGGAACTACAGCAGGCCATATAGCTAGAGCATCTTTAGAAAGTATAGCATATCAAACTCGAGATGTTTTGTTAGCAATGCAAGCAGATAGTCATATTTATATAAAAGAACTGCGTGTAGATGGAGGGGCAACAGTTAATAATCTCCTTATGCAGTTTCAAGCTGATGTATTAAATACTAAAGTAATACGACCTATTATTACAGAAACAACCGCTTTAGGAGCTGCTTATTTAGCTGGCTTAGCAGTTGGTTTTTGGAAAAATATAGACGAATTGCAACAACAATGGCAGGTAGAAAAAATATTTACTTCTACTATCGAACCAGAAATACGAAATACCCTAAATGAAGGTTGGAAAAAAGCCATTAGTGCATCAGAAGCATTTATATAA
- a CDS encoding glycerol-3-phosphate dehydrogenase/oxidase: MNRQDQIHILKSTNDFDIIIIGGGATGLGCAVDAASRGYKTLLVEKNDFAKGTSSRATKLVHGGVRYLAQGNIHLVREALLERGRLLRNAPHVCRKIPFVMPAYNGYDKWFYGIGLWIYELLSGKLSLGPTQFLSKKQTKEYLPDLNPKKLFGGVLYYDGQFDDSRLAINLAQTAIEQGAIVVNYFEVTDFIKEKEYLKGIKVKDVFTQEEFYFRSKIIINATGVFADDLLYLAEKNISKTIAPSQGIHLVVDSHFFNTNHALMMPKTDDGRVFLLFLGMIK; encoded by the coding sequence ATGAATAGACAAGATCAAATTCATATCCTAAAATCCACTAACGATTTTGATATTATAATAATCGGAGGGGGAGCTACAGGGTTAGGATGTGCTGTAGATGCAGCATCTAGAGGATATAAAACATTATTAGTTGAAAAAAACGATTTTGCAAAAGGAACTTCCAGTAGAGCTACAAAATTAGTTCATGGAGGGGTTCGGTATTTAGCACAAGGGAATATACATTTAGTTAGAGAAGCTCTATTAGAAAGAGGAAGATTGTTACGTAATGCACCTCATGTCTGTAGGAAAATTCCTTTTGTTATGCCAGCTTATAATGGGTATGATAAATGGTTTTATGGTATAGGGCTTTGGATTTATGAATTATTATCTGGTAAATTAAGTCTAGGACCTACCCAATTCTTATCAAAAAAACAGACAAAAGAATACCTTCCCGATTTAAATCCAAAAAAGTTATTTGGAGGAGTTTTGTATTATGATGGTCAGTTTGATGATAGTAGATTAGCAATTAACTTAGCTCAAACAGCTATTGAACAAGGAGCAATAGTAGTTAATTATTTCGAAGTAACTGATTTTATAAAAGAAAAAGAATACTTAAAAGGAATTAAAGTAAAAGATGTATTTACTCAAGAAGAATTCTATTTTAGATCAAAAATAATTATTAATGCTACAGGGGTTTTTGCTGATGATCTTTTATATCTAGCTGAAAAGAATATTTCTAAAACAATAGCACCGTCACAAGGAATACATTTAGTAGTTGATTCTCATTTTTTTAATACTAATCACGCATTAATGATGCCTAAAACTGATGATGGAAGAGTTTTTTTGTTATTCCTTGGTATGATAAAATAA
- a CDS encoding MIP/aquaporin family protein, which translates to MNPFLAEFIGTMILLLLGNGVVANVVLNKTKGNNGGWIVITFGWAIAVFVGVYMTASSSGAHLNPIVSMALAIQGKLTWTDLPFYVLSQFLGAMVGSLFVYFAYKQHYDETEDIGLIKATFCNEPAIRNVFHNLISEIIATFALVIGILFLTGPKASLGSLDALPVALLVLGIGLSLGGATGYAINPARDLGPRILYAILPIKHKGSPDWKYSWIPVLGPVLGSLLAVCFFSLLN; encoded by the coding sequence ATGAATCCTTTTTTAGCAGAATTTATAGGAACCATGATCCTATTACTATTAGGTAATGGTGTCGTTGCCAATGTTGTTTTAAACAAAACAAAAGGTAATAATGGTGGATGGATTGTAATAACCTTTGGATGGGCAATAGCTGTTTTCGTAGGAGTATATATGACCGCTTCAAGTAGTGGAGCTCATTTAAACCCCATTGTGTCAATGGCTTTAGCAATTCAAGGAAAATTAACATGGACAGATTTACCTTTTTATGTTTTATCTCAATTTTTAGGTGCAATGGTAGGTTCATTATTTGTTTATTTTGCATATAAACAACATTATGACGAAACGGAAGATATAGGATTAATAAAAGCTACTTTTTGTAATGAACCCGCAATTCGAAATGTTTTTCATAATTTAATTTCAGAAATAATAGCAACTTTTGCTTTAGTTATAGGTATATTATTTTTAACAGGGCCAAAAGCTTCTTTAGGAAGTTTAGACGCATTACCTGTTGCCCTATTAGTATTAGGAATAGGACTTTCATTAGGAGGAGCAACAGGGTATGCTATTAATCCAGCACGTGATCTAGGACCTCGTATTTTATACGCTATTTTACCTATTAAACATAAAGGAAGTCCTGATTGGAAATATAGTTGGATTCCTGTTTTAGGACCTGTTTTAGGAAGTTTATTAGCTGTTTGTTTTTTTAGTTTACTGAATTAA
- a CDS encoding transposase, with translation MFTQDSKTNYYKDQTQLSSINIRLNYFDNRSTNASAESFNVKIKAFRSKFRGVKNIEFFLFRLTNLYA, from the coding sequence ATATTTACACAAGACAGTAAAACTAATTATTATAAAGACCAAACACAACTTAGCTCAATTAATATAAGACTAAATTATTTTGATAATCGAAGTACTAACGCTTCAGCAGAATCTTTCAATGTAAAAATAAAAGCTTTTAGAAGTAAATTTAGAGGGGTGAAAAATATAGAATTCTTCCTTTTTAGACTAACTAATTTATATGCGTAA
- a CDS encoding endonuclease III domain-containing protein: MNKAEKVNFVINTLNELYPTIPIPLDHKDPYTLLIAVLLSAQCTDVRVNQITPLLFAKADNPYDMVKLSIEEIQDIIRPCGLSPMKSKGIYGLSQILIEKYNGIVPACFDALEALPAVGHKTASVVMSQAFGIPAFPVDTHIHRLMYRWNLSDGSSVQQTEKDAKRLFPKETWNDLHLQIIWYGREYSPARGWKLENDIITKTIGRSSVLKEYNKKSILK; encoded by the coding sequence ATGAACAAAGCAGAAAAAGTTAATTTCGTAATTAACACTCTTAATGAGCTCTATCCTACTATTCCTATTCCTTTAGACCATAAAGATCCTTATACTTTATTAATAGCTGTTTTACTTTCAGCTCAATGTACTGATGTAAGGGTTAATCAAATTACGCCTCTTCTTTTTGCTAAGGCAGACAATCCTTATGACATGGTTAAATTAAGTATTGAAGAAATACAAGACATCATTAGACCTTGTGGCTTATCTCCTATGAAATCAAAAGGAATTTATGGATTATCACAAATTTTAATTGAAAAGTACAATGGCATAGTTCCAGCATGTTTTGATGCACTAGAAGCATTACCAGCAGTAGGTCATAAAACAGCAAGTGTTGTTATGAGTCAAGCTTTTGGAATTCCTGCTTTTCCTGTAGACACTCATATTCATCGGTTAATGTATCGTTGGAATTTATCAGATGGTTCTTCTGTACAACAAACTGAAAAAGATGCTAAAAGACTTTTTCCTAAAGAAACGTGGAATGATCTTCATTTGCAAATTATATGGTATGGAAGAGAGTATTCTCCCGCAAGAGGGTGGAAACTTGAAAATGATATCATCACTAAAACGATTGGAAGAAGTAGTGTATTAAAAGAATATAATAAAAAAAGCATCCTGAAATAA
- the clpB gene encoding ATP-dependent chaperone ClpB — translation MNLNNLTIKSQEALQQAQQIAQGNDQQQLENEHIFKGILEVDENVAPFILKKLNVNVELFKKILESTIQSFPKVSGGDLMLSRDANTSLIEANNIAKKMNDEYVSIEHLILAIFKSKSKVAQILKDQGVTEKGLESAIAEIRKGERVTSASAEETYNSLNKYAKNLNELARTGKLDPVIGRDEEIRRVLQILTRRTKNNPMLIGEPGVGKTAIAEGLAHRIVDGDVPENLKNKIVYSLDMGALIAGAKYKGEFEERLKSVVKEVTSAEGDIVLFIDEIHTLVGAGGGEGAMDAANILKPALARGELRAIGATTLDEYQKYFEKDKALERRFQKVNIDEPDTESAISILRGIKEKYETHHKVRIKDDAIIAAVELSQRYITNRFLPDKAIDLMDEAASKLRMEINSKPEELDVLDRKIMQLEIEIEAIKRENDEIKLKTLGLDLANLKEERNDIFARWKSEKDLVDAIQSVKLIIEDLKIEAERAEREGDYGKVAEIRYGKIKEAQENLDNLQKQLNENQQGNSLIKEEVTQDDIAEVVAKWTGIPVVKMLQSEREKLLKLEDELHKRVVGQEEAIQAISDAVRRSRAGLQDVKKPIGSFLFLGTTGVGKTELAKALAEYLFDDENAMTRIDMSEYQERHSVSRLVGAPPGYVGYDEGGQLTEAVRRKPYSVVLLDEIEKAHPDTFNILLQVLDEGRLTDNKGRLADFKNTIIIMTSNIGSQIIQEKFENLAGSIEAATELAKVEVLGLLKQTVRPEFINRIDEIVMFTPLSNANIREIVAFQLKSVTKMLAHQNITMDATPEAITYLSEKGFDPEFGARPVKRVIQREVLNQLSKEILAGKVTTESMILLDCFDNQLVFRNQN, via the coding sequence ATGAACTTAAATAATTTAACAATTAAATCACAAGAAGCCTTGCAGCAAGCACAACAAATTGCGCAAGGTAATGATCAACAACAATTAGAAAATGAACATATTTTTAAAGGAATTTTAGAAGTTGATGAAAATGTAGCCCCGTTTATCTTAAAAAAATTAAATGTAAATGTAGAGCTCTTTAAGAAGATATTAGAAAGTACTATTCAAAGTTTCCCAAAAGTATCGGGTGGTGATTTAATGCTTTCTCGTGATGCGAATACGTCATTAATAGAAGCAAATAATATTGCTAAAAAGATGAATGATGAGTATGTTTCTATTGAACATTTAATTTTAGCTATTTTTAAATCAAAAAGTAAAGTAGCTCAAATATTAAAAGATCAAGGTGTTACAGAAAAAGGACTTGAAAGTGCCATTGCTGAAATACGAAAAGGTGAGCGAGTTACATCTGCATCTGCCGAAGAAACATATAATTCATTAAATAAATACGCTAAAAATTTAAATGAATTAGCTAGAACAGGAAAGTTAGATCCAGTTATAGGAAGAGACGAAGAAATAAGAAGAGTCTTACAAATATTAACAAGACGTACAAAAAATAATCCAATGCTTATAGGGGAGCCAGGAGTAGGAAAAACAGCTATAGCAGAAGGATTAGCGCATAGGATTGTAGATGGAGATGTTCCAGAAAATCTTAAAAATAAAATAGTTTATTCTTTAGATATGGGAGCTCTTATAGCAGGAGCAAAATACAAAGGAGAGTTTGAAGAACGTTTAAAATCAGTAGTAAAAGAAGTAACTTCTGCTGAAGGAGATATCGTCTTATTTATAGATGAAATTCACACATTAGTTGGTGCTGGTGGAGGAGAAGGAGCTATGGATGCAGCTAATATTTTAAAGCCAGCTTTAGCTAGAGGTGAATTAAGAGCTATTGGGGCAACCACTTTAGATGAATATCAAAAATATTTTGAAAAAGACAAAGCATTAGAAAGACGTTTTCAAAAAGTTAATATTGATGAACCTGATACAGAAAGTGCTATTTCTATTTTAAGAGGTATCAAAGAAAAATATGAAACCCATCATAAAGTACGTATTAAAGATGACGCTATTATAGCAGCAGTCGAGTTGTCTCAACGTTATATAACAAATCGTTTTTTACCAGATAAAGCTATTGATTTAATGGATGAAGCGGCCTCTAAATTGCGTATGGAAATTAATTCAAAACCAGAAGAATTAGATGTCTTGGATCGAAAAATTATGCAATTAGAAATTGAAATTGAAGCAATAAAAAGAGAAAATGATGAAATTAAGTTAAAAACTTTAGGTTTAGATTTAGCTAATTTAAAAGAAGAAAGAAATGATATCTTTGCTCGTTGGAAATCTGAAAAAGATCTAGTAGATGCAATTCAAAGCGTAAAATTAATAATTGAAGATCTTAAAATAGAAGCTGAAAGAGCAGAGAGAGAGGGAGATTATGGGAAAGTAGCAGAAATCAGATATGGAAAAATAAAAGAAGCCCAAGAAAATCTAGATAATTTGCAAAAACAATTAAATGAAAATCAACAAGGAAATTCTTTAATAAAAGAAGAAGTTACACAAGATGATATTGCAGAAGTTGTAGCAAAATGGACAGGAATACCGGTTGTTAAAATGTTACAAAGTGAACGAGAAAAATTATTAAAATTAGAAGATGAATTACATAAAAGAGTAGTAGGTCAAGAAGAAGCAATACAAGCTATTAGTGATGCAGTGCGTAGAAGTCGTGCAGGACTACAAGATGTAAAAAAACCAATTGGATCATTCTTATTTCTAGGTACAACAGGTGTTGGTAAAACAGAATTAGCAAAAGCTTTAGCAGAATATCTTTTTGATGATGAAAATGCTATGACTCGTATTGATATGAGTGAATACCAAGAACGTCATAGTGTAAGTAGATTAGTAGGAGCTCCTCCAGGTTATGTAGGATATGATGAAGGAGGTCAACTAACAGAAGCAGTTCGAAGAAAGCCATATTCTGTAGTTTTATTAGATGAAATAGAAAAAGCACATCCAGATACCTTTAATATTTTATTGCAAGTTTTAGATGAAGGAAGATTAACTGATAATAAAGGAAGACTAGCTGATTTTAAAAATACAATCATTATAATGACATCTAATATAGGAAGTCAGATAATACAAGAAAAATTTGAAAACTTAGCAGGATCTATAGAAGCTGCTACTGAATTAGCAAAAGTAGAAGTCTTAGGTTTGCTTAAACAAACAGTTCGCCCAGAATTCATTAATAGAATAGATGAAATAGTTATGTTTACACCGTTAAGTAATGCTAATATTAGAGAAATTGTAGCTTTTCAATTAAAAAGCGTAACGAAAATGTTAGCACATCAAAACATAACTATGGATGCAACACCAGAAGCGATTACCTATTTATCAGAAAAAGGATTTGATCCAGAATTTGGAGCAAGACCTGTAAAAAGAGTAATTCAAAGAGAAGTTTTAAATCAATTATCTAAAGAAATTCTAGCTGGAAAAGTAACTACAGAAAGCATGATTCTTTTAGATTGTTTTGATAATCAATTAGTTTTTAGAAATCAAAATTAA
- a CDS encoding acyl carrier protein phosphodiesterase: protein MNFLAHIYLSGENELLKIGNFMADGVRGKEYTKFDLEIQKGILLHRFIDSFTDSHPVYRKSKHRLHENYGHYSGVIMDIFYDHFLAKNWLNYHSTPLNRYAEKFYESLQNNYSLLTTRTQKMLPYMIANNWLVSYSTLSGMEMILFQMDYRTQHRVNMPKAIHQLKEFYLLFEEEFTIFFDILINECKIKLINI, encoded by the coding sequence TTGAATTTTCTAGCTCATATTTATTTATCTGGTGAAAATGAATTACTAAAAATAGGTAATTTCATGGCTGATGGTGTACGAGGGAAAGAATATACTAAATTTGATCTTGAAATTCAAAAAGGGATACTCTTACATCGCTTTATAGATTCCTTTACTGATAGTCACCCTGTATATAGAAAAAGTAAACATCGACTCCATGAAAACTATGGCCATTATTCAGGAGTTATTATGGACATTTTTTACGATCATTTTTTAGCAAAAAACTGGTTAAACTATCATTCTACTCCTCTAAATAGATATGCTGAAAAGTTTTATGAATCATTACAAAATAATTATAGTTTACTAACTACTAGAACCCAAAAAATGCTCCCTTATATGATAGCTAATAATTGGCTAGTAAGTTATAGTACACTTTCAGGAATGGAAATGATACTTTTTCAAATGGATTATAGAACGCAACATAGGGTAAATATGCCCAAAGCAATACATCAATTAAAAGAATTTTATCTTCTTTTTGAAGAAGAGTTTACTATTTTTTTTGACATTTTAATTAATGAATGTAAGATAAAACTAATAAACATCTAA
- a CDS encoding RNA polymerase sigma factor, translating to MTTTSISDALLVKSYIEGNENALAQLIDRHQTKIYSFIYSKVQDSEIANDIFQDVFIKVIKTLKGGGKHYNEEGKFLPWVMRIAHNLVIDTFRRERKMPKYRDTEEFSVFSLITDGSPNVEMKMIADQVENDLIRLIEQLPDDQRQVLEMRIYDDLSFKEIAEITGVSINTALGRMRYALLNMRRSIEKNNITLAS from the coding sequence ATGACTACTACTTCAATTTCAGATGCACTCTTAGTAAAGAGCTATATAGAAGGTAATGAAAATGCCTTAGCTCAATTGATTGATCGTCATCAAACTAAAATCTACAGCTTTATTTATTCAAAAGTTCAAGATAGCGAAATAGCAAATGATATTTTTCAAGATGTCTTTATTAAAGTTATTAAAACTTTAAAAGGAGGAGGAAAACATTATAATGAAGAAGGAAAGTTTCTGCCTTGGGTTATGAGAATAGCTCATAATTTAGTGATCGATACCTTTAGAAGAGAACGAAAAATGCCTAAGTATAGGGATACAGAAGAATTCTCTGTTTTTTCTCTCATTACAGATGGATCTCCTAATGTTGAAATGAAGATGATTGCAGATCAGGTAGAAAATGATCTAATTCGTCTTATAGAACAATTACCAGATGATCAGCGCCAAGTGTTAGAGATGCGTATATATGATGATCTTAGCTTTAAGGAAATTGCAGAAATTACAGGAGTTAGCATCAATACAGCTTTAGGGCGTATGCGCTATGCACTACTTAATATGAGAAGGAGCATAGAAAAAAATAATATTACTTTAGCTAGTTAA
- a CDS encoding glycerol-3-phosphate dehydrogenase C-terminal domain-containing protein has product MPRDHVVTIFPSGLIHVIGGKWTTYRSIAEHTLNVAIQAANLPPKKCRTKQLKIHGSIDLNEASHMSIYGTDAPKIKELFYENEELTNLIHPKYPYTKAEVVWFIRNEMAQTIEDILARRIRLLFLDAFACLQCVETVAQIIALEKGKTLQSMEKEINEFKQLTNQYLIN; this is encoded by the coding sequence ATGCCTAGAGATCATGTCGTAACGATCTTTCCTTCTGGTTTAATTCATGTTATTGGAGGGAAATGGACAACTTATAGAAGTATAGCTGAACATACCCTAAATGTAGCCATTCAAGCAGCTAATTTGCCTCCTAAAAAATGTAGAACAAAACAACTTAAGATACATGGTTCAATTGATTTAAATGAAGCTTCTCATATGTCTATTTATGGAACCGATGCTCCTAAAATAAAAGAATTATTTTATGAAAATGAAGAACTAACGAATTTAATTCATCCTAAATACCCCTACACAAAAGCAGAAGTAGTATGGTTTATTCGTAATGAAATGGCTCAAACAATAGAAGATATTTTAGCAAGACGTATTCGATTATTGTTTTTAGACGCATTTGCTTGCCTACAATGCGTAGAAACAGTTGCGCAAATAATAGCTTTAGAAAAAGGAAAAACACTCCAGAGTATGGAAAAAGAAATAAACGAATTTAAACAATTAACGAATCAATATTTAATTAATTAA
- a CDS encoding DNA polymerase III subunit gamma/tau has protein sequence MVVPQQSQVSSEVKDTTNETKVVAKIEPKPEPSQNIGPKVSSLSLSSIRIKKELEAQLKPEQKHHDELPVEPFTETEMLEQWLKYAQKLGNKGYKILESLMLINDPVLEGTTIIHELPNESSKIDFEGEKHDLLGYLRGKLHNHTINLEIRLNETIETKKAFTAEEKYQLMRDINPALDVLRKLFDLDV, from the coding sequence GTGGTTGTACCTCAGCAATCTCAGGTGTCTAGTGAAGTAAAGGATACTACAAATGAAACAAAAGTAGTTGCTAAAATAGAACCTAAGCCAGAACCTAGTCAAAATATAGGACCTAAAGTATCTTCTTTGTCTTTGTCTAGTATAAGGATCAAAAAAGAATTAGAAGCGCAGTTAAAACCAGAACAAAAACATCATGATGAATTGCCTGTAGAACCATTTACTGAAACAGAAATGTTAGAACAATGGTTGAAATATGCACAAAAACTAGGTAATAAAGGGTATAAGATTTTAGAATCTTTGATGTTGATTAATGATCCTGTTTTAGAAGGAACTACTATTATTCACGAATTACCTAATGAAAGTTCAAAAATAGATTTTGAAGGAGAAAAACATGATTTATTAGGTTACCTAAGAGGAAAACTACACAATCATACCATTAATTTAGAAATCAGACTAAACGAAACCATTGAAACCAAAAAAGCTTTTACAGCAGAGGAAAAATATCAATTAATGCGTGATATTAATCCTGCTTTAGATGTGTTGAGAAAGTTGTTCGATTTAGATGTTTAG
- the dnaX gene encoding DNA polymerase III subunit gamma/tau, whose product MEQFIVSARKYRPQTFKDVVGQQAITNTLLNAIDNNHLAQALLFTGPRGVGKTTCARILARKINQEGYDDPNEDFAFNVFELDAASNNSVDDIRNLIDQVRIPPQTGKYKVYIIDEVHMLSTAAFNAFLKTLEEPPKHAIFILATTEKHKIIPTILSRCQIFDFKRITVKDAKEHLAEVARSQDIVFEDDALHIIAQKADGAMRDALSIFDRVVSYCGKNLTRAAVTENLNVLDFEYYIKVTDLILENKIPDLLLAYNEILAKGFDSHHFVAGLASHFRNLLVCKNPATLILLEAGEHAQKLYGEQAQKASQDFLLQGIELANDCDLKYKTSQNQRLLVELCLMQLASITFDGEKKKLTHL is encoded by the coding sequence ATGGAACAGTTTATTGTATCAGCACGTAAATATAGACCTCAAACATTTAAAGATGTTGTGGGGCAGCAGGCTATTACGAATACTTTGTTAAATGCCATTGATAATAATCATTTAGCTCAGGCATTGCTATTTACAGGGCCAAGAGGAGTTGGTAAAACAACTTGTGCTCGAATTTTAGCAAGAAAAATTAATCAAGAAGGGTATGATGATCCTAATGAAGATTTTGCTTTTAATGTATTTGAGTTAGATGCTGCTTCAAATAACTCGGTAGATGATATACGTAATTTAATTGATCAAGTACGTATACCACCTCAAACAGGTAAATATAAAGTTTATATTATAGATGAGGTACATATGTTGTCAACCGCAGCTTTTAATGCTTTTTTAAAAACATTAGAAGAGCCTCCAAAGCACGCTATATTTATACTGGCTACAACTGAAAAACATAAAATTATACCTACGATTTTATCTCGTTGTCAGATTTTTGATTTTAAAAGGATTACAGTAAAAGATGCTAAAGAACATTTAGCCGAAGTAGCTAGAAGTCAAGATATCGTTTTTGAAGATGATGCTCTGCATATAATAGCCCAGAAAGCTGATGGTGCTATGCGTGATGCTTTATCTATTTTTGATCGAGTAGTTTCTTATTGTGGGAAAAATTTAACAAGAGCCGCAGTTACAGAAAATTTAAATGTTCTTGATTTTGAATATTACATTAAAGTAACAGATTTAATTTTAGAAAATAAAATTCCAGATTTATTATTAGCTTATAATGAAATTTTAGCAAAAGGTTTTGATAGTCATCACTTCGTTGCAGGTTTAGCTTCACATTTTAGAAATTTATTAGTTTGTAAAAATCCAGCAACGTTAATACTTTTAGAAGCAGGAGAGCATGCTCAAAAATTATATGGAGAGCAAGCGCAAAAAGCCTCACAAGATTTTTTATTACAAGGAATTGAGTTAGCTAATGATTGTGATTTAAAATATAAAACATCTCAAAATCAACGACTTTTAGTAGAGTTGTGTTTAATGCAGTTAGCCTCTATCACTTTTGATGGAGAAAAAAAAAAGCTAACTCATTTATAA